A genome region from Streptomyces sp. S4.7 includes the following:
- the speB gene encoding agmatinase, with protein MSSAAGPDTPGATAAESREDGPRGPVDSSRVPRFAGPATFARLPRLDEVGTADVADIVVVGVPFDSGVSYRPGARFGGNAIREASRLLRPYNPAQEASPFALAQVADAGDIAANPFNINEAVDTIEAAADGLLSTGARLMTLGGDHTIALPLLRSVAKRHGPVALLHFDAHLDTWDTYFGAEYTHGTPFRRAVEEGILDTEALSHVGTRGPLYGKKDLDDDHRMGFGIVTSADVMRRGVDEVADQLRQRIGDRPLYISIDVDVLDPAHAPGTGTPEAGGLTSRELLEILRGLASCHLVSADVVEVAPAYDHAEITSVAASHTAYELITIMSRQIAEDRAK; from the coding sequence ATGAGCAGCGCAGCAGGACCCGACACCCCCGGCGCCACGGCGGCCGAGAGCCGGGAAGACGGCCCGCGCGGGCCCGTCGACTCCTCCCGTGTGCCCCGGTTCGCGGGGCCCGCCACCTTCGCCCGGCTGCCCAGGCTGGACGAGGTCGGGACCGCCGATGTCGCCGACATCGTCGTTGTTGGAGTGCCGTTCGACAGCGGGGTGTCCTACCGGCCCGGCGCCCGCTTCGGCGGCAACGCGATCCGCGAGGCGTCCCGCCTGCTGCGCCCGTACAACCCCGCCCAGGAGGCGTCGCCGTTCGCGCTCGCGCAGGTGGCCGACGCCGGGGACATCGCCGCCAACCCGTTCAACATCAACGAGGCGGTCGACACGATCGAGGCGGCGGCCGACGGCCTGCTCTCCACCGGCGCTCGCCTGATGACCCTCGGCGGCGACCACACGATCGCGCTGCCCCTGCTGCGCTCGGTCGCCAAGAGGCACGGCCCGGTCGCGCTGCTCCACTTCGACGCCCACCTGGACACCTGGGACACCTACTTCGGCGCCGAGTACACCCACGGCACCCCGTTCCGCCGCGCCGTCGAGGAAGGCATCCTCGACACCGAGGCTCTCTCCCACGTCGGCACACGCGGGCCGCTCTACGGAAAGAAGGACCTGGACGACGACCACCGCATGGGCTTCGGCATCGTGACCTCCGCCGACGTCATGCGGCGCGGCGTCGACGAGGTCGCCGACCAGCTCCGGCAGCGCATCGGGGACCGCCCGCTGTACATCTCGATCGACGTCGACGTGCTCGACCCGGCCCACGCGCCCGGCACCGGCACGCCCGAGGCCGGCGGGCTCACCTCCCGCGAACTCCTCGAAATCCTCCGGGGACTGGCCTCCTGCCACCTGGTGTCGGCCGACGTGGTCGAGGTCGCCCCGGCGTACGACCACGCGGAGATCACGTCCGTCGCCGCCTCCCACACGGCATACGAACTGATCACGATCATGTCCCGCCAGATCGCGGAGGACCGCGCGAAGTGA
- a CDS encoding PucR family transcriptional regulator — protein MPEPSAPPPTPPVSLAALLADGSLGLRLIAGLPDAPTDRVAVHWVHTSEMADPYPYLLGGELLLTAGVQLTDAHAETYVRRVVEAGAAALGFGVAPVYDTVPDSLVEACDRHGLPLLEIPRRTPFTTVARGVWRLMAEARHRELRRVTEAQQGLAAAAARPDPVPAVLRQLAVRLGGRAVLFAPDGAELHATGRDPAPGCRTALARLARVVNPPGATSPPTSATDTVGGARLAAYALGGGQGLVLGVAAGGREAGDHTVTGVAVVLLSLLTAPHQGAAEAARSAALVRLLLGATPTEAAALLGPGPWTVVHAHGGDTPFAASALAAALGSALAETDGATVRVLTDRPVTGQAGWTLGVSAPAGPAGLAEADTQAERALRHAEATRADLVRHREPGSDALTALVPPEEAAAHARARLAPIAGSPALAETLRTWLSLHGSWDRTAVALRVHRNTVRQRIARCASLLEADLDEADVRMDLWFALRRL, from the coding sequence ATGCCGGAACCTTCCGCCCCGCCTCCCACCCCGCCGGTTTCGCTGGCCGCGCTGCTCGCGGACGGCTCGCTCGGCCTGCGGCTGATCGCGGGGCTGCCGGACGCACCGACGGACCGGGTGGCCGTCCACTGGGTGCACACCTCGGAGATGGCCGACCCGTACCCGTATCTGCTCGGGGGTGAGCTGCTGCTGACGGCGGGCGTGCAGCTCACGGACGCGCACGCCGAGACCTATGTGAGGAGGGTTGTGGAGGCGGGCGCGGCGGCGCTCGGCTTCGGGGTCGCGCCGGTGTACGACACGGTCCCGGACAGCCTCGTCGAGGCGTGCGACCGGCACGGGCTGCCGCTGCTGGAGATTCCCCGGCGCACCCCGTTCACGACCGTGGCGCGCGGAGTGTGGCGGCTGATGGCGGAGGCCCGCCACCGGGAGCTGCGCAGGGTCACCGAGGCCCAGCAGGGCCTCGCCGCGGCGGCGGCCCGTCCGGACCCGGTCCCGGCGGTGCTGCGCCAGCTCGCGGTGCGGCTCGGCGGACGCGCGGTGCTGTTCGCCCCGGACGGCGCGGAGCTGCACGCGACCGGCCGCGACCCGGCGCCCGGCTGCCGCACGGCCCTGGCCCGGCTGGCCCGCGTGGTGAACCCGCCGGGCGCCACCTCCCCGCCCACCTCCGCCACCGACACCGTCGGCGGCGCGCGCCTCGCCGCCTACGCGCTGGGCGGCGGCCAGGGCCTCGTCCTCGGTGTCGCCGCCGGAGGCCGGGAGGCCGGGGACCATACCGTCACGGGCGTGGCGGTCGTCCTGCTGTCGCTGCTCACGGCGCCGCACCAGGGCGCGGCGGAGGCCGCGCGCTCGGCGGCGCTGGTACGGCTGCTGCTGGGCGCCACGCCCACCGAGGCGGCGGCGCTGCTCGGCCCCGGACCCTGGACGGTCGTGCACGCGCACGGCGGCGACACGCCCTTCGCCGCGTCCGCGCTGGCGGCGGCGCTCGGCAGCGCGCTGGCCGAGACGGACGGCGCGACCGTCCGTGTGCTCACCGACCGGCCGGTCACCGGCCAGGCGGGCTGGACGCTCGGGGTGAGTGCCCCGGCCGGCCCCGCCGGACTGGCCGAGGCGGACACCCAGGCGGAGCGCGCGCTGCGCCACGCGGAGGCCACCCGTGCCGATCTCGTCCGCCACCGGGAGCCCGGCTCCGACGCCCTCACCGCGCTCGTGCCTCCTGAAGAGGCCGCCGCTCACGCCCGCGCCCGCCTGGCCCCGATCGCCGGCTCCCCCGCGCTGGCCGAGACACTGCGCACCTGGCTGTCGCTGCACGGCAGTTGGGACCGTACGGCGGTGGCCCTGAGGGTCCACCGCAACACGGTGCGCCAGCGCATCGCCCGCTGCGCGTCACTGCTGGAGGCGGACCTGGACGAGGCGGACGTACGGATGGATCTGTGGTTCGCGTTGCGGCGGCTGTGA
- a CDS encoding ABC transporter ATP-binding protein, with the protein MGYAWRYRRNVILALGSSLAGMAVMALVPLITKVVIDDVIGTGTRSIAVWTSLLIVAALVIYAMTYIRRYYGGRLALDVQHDLRTEMYGTIAGLDGRRQDELSTGQVIGRATSDLQLIQGLLFMLPMTIGNVLLFIISLVIMAWLSLPLTLVALAVAPALWYIARHSRTRLHPATWYAQSQAAAVAGVVDGSVSGVRVVKGFGQEDQETGKLRAAGRRLFAGRLRTIKLNSRYTPALQAVPALGQVAMLALGGWLATRGQITLGTFVAFSTYLAQLVGPVRMLAMVLTVGQQARAGVERVLELIDTEPSIQDGTKDLPADAEASVEFDDVTFSYADGRTVLDGFSLEIRPGETVAVVGSSGSGKSTVSLLLPRFYDVTHGAVLVGGHDVRELTLDSLRAAIGLVPEDSFLFSDTVRANIAYGKPDATDEEIERAVRAAQADRFIAELPAGYDTTVGEQGLTLSGGQRQRIALARAILTDPRLLLLDDATSAVDARVEHEIHEALRSVMAGRTTLLIAHRRSTLGLADRIAVLDDGRLADIGTHDELQERSALYRRLLTDPDELGGVSPGHTPAAVVSTAAEDDRTVQQELDAEFDAERGITPALWERQETPAEESAAPGATPELLAQVEALPPADDLPSIDEARAVGTESSYGLRRLLRGFGAPLAVSLALVAVDAGMGLLLPVLIRHGIDEGVEQLALGAVWAASLLGLVVVLVQWTAQIGETRMTGRTGERVLYSLRLKIFAQLQRLGLDYYERELTGRIMTRMTTDVDALSTFLQTGLVTAFVSVVTFFGILVVLLVIDVELALVVFATLPVLIVGTVFFRRKSVKAYELARERISVVNADLQESVSGLRIVQAFGREKDGARRFADRSDHYRQARVRGQWLISVYFPFVQLLSSVAAAAVLIVGAGRVEAGTLTTGALVAYLLYIELFFAPVQQLSQVFDGYQQATVSLGRIQELLREPTSTAEAATPLDVPSLRGEIAFEDVHFAYGNLEGGLAEGGGAGDPDGAVVPAKAPAQEETALMGVNLRIPAGQTVAFVGETGAGKSTLVKLVARFYDPTSGRVTADGTDLRDLDMTAYRHRLGVVPQEAYLFAGTVRDAIAYGRPGATDAEVESAARAVGAHEMIATLDGGYLHEVAERGRNLSAGQRQLIALARAELVDPDVLLLDEATAALDLASEALVNQATDRLSGRRTTLVVAHRLTTAARADRVVVLDHGRVVEDGTHGELLTLGGSYARLWSSFIGEADAGAGPGTGPGAEPEEERATVAGA; encoded by the coding sequence GTGGGCTACGCCTGGCGCTACCGGCGCAACGTGATCCTCGCCCTCGGCTCCTCCCTCGCCGGCATGGCCGTCATGGCCCTCGTCCCGCTGATCACCAAAGTCGTCATCGACGACGTCATCGGCACCGGCACCCGGTCCATCGCCGTCTGGACCAGCCTCCTGATAGTGGCGGCCCTCGTCATCTACGCCATGACCTACATCCGCCGCTACTACGGCGGACGCCTGGCCCTCGACGTCCAGCACGACCTCCGTACGGAGATGTACGGCACCATCGCCGGGCTCGACGGCCGCCGCCAGGACGAACTGTCCACCGGACAGGTCATCGGCCGCGCCACCAGCGACCTCCAGCTCATCCAGGGCCTGCTCTTCATGTTGCCGATGACCATCGGCAACGTCCTGCTCTTCATCATCTCCCTCGTGATCATGGCGTGGCTCTCGCTGCCCCTGACCCTCGTCGCCCTCGCCGTCGCACCCGCCCTCTGGTACATCGCCCGCCACAGCCGCACCCGGCTGCACCCCGCCACCTGGTACGCCCAGTCACAGGCCGCGGCCGTCGCGGGAGTCGTCGACGGATCCGTCTCCGGCGTACGCGTCGTCAAGGGCTTCGGCCAGGAGGACCAGGAGACCGGCAAACTGCGCGCCGCCGGACGCAGACTCTTCGCCGGGCGGCTGCGCACCATCAAGCTGAACTCCCGCTACACACCAGCCCTCCAGGCCGTCCCGGCCCTCGGACAGGTCGCGATGCTCGCGCTCGGCGGCTGGCTCGCCACCCGCGGCCAGATCACCCTCGGCACGTTCGTCGCCTTCTCCACCTACCTCGCGCAGCTCGTCGGTCCCGTCCGCATGCTCGCCATGGTCCTGACCGTCGGCCAGCAGGCACGCGCCGGCGTCGAGCGGGTCCTCGAACTCATCGACACCGAGCCGTCCATCCAGGACGGCACCAAGGACCTCCCCGCCGACGCCGAGGCTTCCGTCGAGTTCGACGACGTGACGTTCTCCTACGCGGACGGCCGCACCGTCCTCGACGGCTTCTCCCTGGAGATCCGCCCCGGCGAGACCGTCGCCGTCGTCGGCTCCTCCGGCAGCGGCAAGTCCACCGTGTCGCTGCTCCTGCCACGCTTCTACGACGTCACCCACGGCGCCGTCCTCGTCGGCGGCCACGACGTACGCGAACTGACGCTCGACTCCCTGCGCGCCGCCATCGGGCTCGTACCGGAAGACAGCTTCCTCTTCTCCGACACCGTCCGTGCCAACATCGCCTACGGCAAGCCCGACGCCACCGACGAGGAGATCGAACGCGCCGTCCGCGCCGCCCAGGCCGACCGCTTCATCGCCGAACTGCCCGCCGGCTACGACACCACCGTCGGCGAACAGGGCCTGACCCTCTCCGGCGGCCAGCGCCAGCGCATCGCCCTGGCCCGCGCGATCCTCACCGACCCCCGACTGCTGCTCCTGGACGACGCCACCTCCGCCGTCGACGCCCGCGTCGAACACGAGATCCACGAGGCGCTGCGCTCGGTCATGGCCGGCCGTACGACGCTCCTCATCGCCCACCGCCGCTCCACCCTCGGCCTCGCCGACCGGATCGCCGTGCTCGACGACGGACGCCTCGCCGACATCGGCACCCACGACGAACTCCAGGAACGCTCCGCCCTCTACCGGCGCCTGCTCACCGACCCCGACGAACTCGGCGGCGTGTCCCCCGGCCACACCCCGGCCGCCGTCGTCTCCACGGCCGCCGAGGACGACCGCACCGTCCAGCAGGAGCTGGACGCCGAGTTCGACGCCGAACGCGGCATCACCCCCGCCCTGTGGGAACGCCAGGAGACACCCGCCGAGGAATCGGCGGCGCCCGGCGCCACACCCGAACTCCTCGCCCAGGTCGAGGCGTTGCCGCCCGCCGACGACCTCCCGTCGATCGACGAGGCCCGCGCCGTCGGCACCGAGTCGTCGTACGGGCTGCGCCGCCTGCTGCGCGGCTTCGGCGCGCCCCTTGCCGTCAGCCTCGCCCTCGTCGCCGTCGACGCCGGAATGGGCCTGCTGCTGCCGGTCCTCATCCGCCACGGCATCGACGAAGGGGTGGAACAGCTCGCGCTCGGCGCCGTATGGGCCGCCTCGCTCCTCGGCCTGGTCGTCGTGCTCGTCCAGTGGACGGCCCAGATCGGCGAGACACGGATGACCGGCCGCACCGGCGAACGCGTCCTGTACTCGCTGCGCCTGAAGATCTTCGCGCAGCTCCAGCGGCTCGGACTCGACTACTACGAGCGCGAGTTGACCGGCCGCATCATGACCCGCATGACGACCGACGTGGACGCGCTGTCCACGTTCCTCCAGACCGGACTCGTCACGGCCTTCGTCTCCGTCGTCACCTTCTTCGGCATCCTCGTCGTCCTGCTCGTCATCGACGTGGAGCTGGCACTGGTCGTCTTCGCGACCCTGCCCGTGCTGATCGTCGGCACCGTCTTCTTCCGGCGCAAGAGCGTCAAGGCGTACGAGCTGGCGCGAGAGCGGATCAGCGTCGTCAACGCCGACCTCCAGGAGTCGGTGTCCGGGCTCCGTATCGTCCAGGCCTTCGGCCGGGAGAAGGACGGCGCGCGGCGGTTCGCCGACCGCAGCGACCACTACCGGCAGGCGCGGGTGCGCGGCCAGTGGCTGATCTCCGTCTACTTCCCCTTCGTCCAGCTGCTGTCCTCGGTGGCCGCGGCGGCGGTGCTGATCGTCGGCGCGGGCCGGGTGGAGGCCGGGACGCTGACGACCGGCGCGCTCGTGGCGTATCTCCTGTACATCGAGCTGTTCTTCGCGCCGGTGCAGCAGCTGTCGCAGGTCTTCGACGGCTACCAGCAGGCCACCGTCTCGCTCGGCCGCATCCAGGAGCTGCTGCGCGAACCGACGTCCACGGCGGAGGCGGCCACACCGCTCGACGTCCCGTCGCTGCGCGGCGAGATCGCCTTCGAGGACGTGCACTTCGCGTACGGGAACCTGGAAGGCGGCCTGGCCGAGGGCGGCGGCGCCGGCGACCCGGACGGAGCCGTCGTCCCGGCGAAGGCCCCGGCCCAGGAGGAGACCGCCCTCATGGGCGTCAACCTCCGTATTCCCGCGGGTCAGACGGTCGCCTTCGTCGGCGAGACGGGCGCGGGCAAGTCGACGCTCGTCAAGCTCGTCGCCCGCTTCTACGACCCGACGTCCGGCCGCGTCACGGCGGACGGCACCGACCTGCGCGACCTGGACATGACCGCGTACCGGCACCGGCTCGGCGTCGTACCGCAGGAGGCGTATCTCTTCGCCGGTACGGTGCGCGACGCCATCGCCTACGGGCGGCCGGGTGCCACCGACGCGGAGGTGGAGTCGGCGGCCCGCGCGGTGGGCGCGCACGAGATGATCGCCACGCTGGACGGCGGCTATCTGCACGAGGTCGCCGAGCGGGGCCGTAATCTCTCGGCCGGTCAGCGGCAGTTGATCGCCCTGGCCCGCGCGGAGCTGGTCGACCCGGACGTCCTGCTCCTGGACGAGGCGACCGCCGCGCTCGACCTCGCCTCCGAGGCCCTGGTCAACCAGGCGACGGACCGGCTGTCGGGCCGGCGGACGACGCTGGTCGTCGCGCACCGGCTGACGACGGCGGCACGCGCCGACCGGGTGGTCGTGCTGGACCACGGCCGGGTCGTGGAGGACGGTACGCACGGGGAGTTGCTGACGCTCGGCGGCTCGTACGCGCGGCTGTGGAGCAGCTTCATCGGCGAGGCAGATGCCGGGGCGGGTCCCGGGACCGGACCGGGGGCGGAGCCCGAGGAGGAGCGCGCCACCGTCGCGGGGGCGTGA
- a CDS encoding thiamine pyrophosphate-binding protein has product MTHDHHHEIPRYTPEQTARALNPPAGRSGGDLVVETLHGLGATTVFGLPGQHALGMFDALRRSDLEYVGLRVENNAGFAADAYGRVTGEVAPLLLSTGPGALTSLAALQEAAAASSPVLAISSQIPSAGLGGGRHGYLHELRDQQASFRDIVKSVHVVRTASQIPSAVAAAWESALTAPHGPVWVEIPQDVLLKETTLPLVTAVDATPRELPPRPELIAVAAHALSHARRPVIIAGGGVVRADAAGKLRALAEKLAAPVVTTFGGKGAFPWEHPLSLQSWLEDRHTTDFLEDADVVLVVGSGLGELSSNYYTFRPRGRVIQIEADLGKLESNLPALGVHADAREALSALLESVTERDDPAAAESARDAVRTVLAKVRSRIDAQDLALEQRVLASVREALPATSPSFWDMTILAYWAWSAWPGPMHSGQGAGGLGYGFPAALGAAAADATKPVLAVSGDGGAMYSIAELATARQYDLPVTWLIVDDGGYGILREYMTDAFGESTGTELARPDFVALAESFGVPAVRTTPEALREDLSKALAAPGPSVVVLPALLKLFAPTHLPT; this is encoded by the coding sequence GTGACACACGACCACCACCACGAGATCCCCCGCTACACCCCCGAGCAGACGGCACGGGCCCTGAACCCGCCCGCCGGGCGGAGCGGCGGCGACCTCGTCGTCGAGACACTGCACGGCCTCGGCGCCACCACCGTCTTCGGCCTGCCCGGCCAGCACGCCCTGGGCATGTTCGACGCCCTGCGCCGCTCCGACCTGGAGTACGTCGGGCTGCGCGTCGAGAACAACGCCGGATTCGCCGCCGACGCCTACGGCCGTGTCACCGGCGAGGTCGCGCCCCTGCTGCTGTCCACCGGACCGGGCGCCCTGACCTCGCTCGCCGCGCTCCAGGAGGCCGCGGCGGCGTCCTCGCCCGTGCTCGCGATCTCCAGCCAGATCCCGTCGGCGGGCCTCGGCGGCGGCAGGCACGGCTACCTCCACGAACTGCGCGACCAGCAGGCGTCGTTCCGCGACATCGTCAAGTCCGTCCACGTCGTCCGTACGGCCTCCCAGATCCCGTCCGCCGTCGCGGCCGCCTGGGAGTCCGCGCTCACCGCGCCGCACGGACCCGTCTGGGTCGAGATCCCGCAGGACGTCCTCCTCAAGGAGACGACACTGCCGCTCGTCACCGCCGTCGACGCCACCCCGCGCGAACTGCCGCCGCGCCCGGAGCTGATCGCCGTGGCGGCCCACGCCCTGTCCCACGCGCGGCGACCCGTGATCATCGCGGGCGGCGGGGTCGTACGGGCGGACGCCGCCGGGAAGCTGCGGGCCCTCGCCGAGAAGCTGGCCGCCCCCGTCGTCACCACCTTCGGCGGCAAGGGCGCGTTCCCCTGGGAGCACCCGCTGTCGCTCCAGTCCTGGCTGGAGGACCGGCACACCACCGACTTCCTGGAGGACGCCGACGTGGTGCTGGTCGTCGGCTCCGGGCTCGGCGAACTGTCCTCCAACTACTACACCTTCCGCCCCCGCGGCCGGGTGATCCAGATCGAGGCCGACCTCGGCAAGCTGGAGTCCAACCTCCCGGCGCTCGGCGTCCACGCCGACGCGCGGGAAGCCCTGTCCGCGCTGCTGGAATCGGTGACCGAGCGCGACGATCCGGCCGCCGCCGAGTCCGCGCGGGACGCGGTCCGTACGGTGCTCGCGAAGGTACGGAGCCGGATCGACGCCCAGGACCTGGCACTGGAGCAGCGGGTGCTCGCCTCCGTACGAGAGGCGCTGCCCGCCACCTCCCCCAGCTTCTGGGACATGACGATCCTCGCCTACTGGGCCTGGTCCGCCTGGCCCGGCCCGATGCACTCCGGCCAGGGTGCCGGCGGCCTCGGGTACGGCTTCCCGGCGGCCCTGGGAGCGGCGGCGGCCGACGCCACGAAGCCCGTCCTCGCGGTCTCGGGCGACGGCGGCGCCATGTACTCGATCGCCGAGCTGGCCACGGCCCGGCAGTACGACCTCCCCGTCACCTGGCTGATCGTCGACGACGGCGGCTACGGCATCCTGCGCGAGTACATGACGGACGCCTTCGGAGAGAGCACCGGCACCGAGCTGGCCCGCCCGGACTTCGTCGCGCTCGCCGAGTCCTTCGGGGTGCCCGCGGTCCGTACGACCCCCGAGGCGCTGCGGGAGGACCTCTCGAAGGCGCTGGCGGCCCCCGGCCCCTCCGTGGTGGTGCTCCCGGCCCTCCTGAAGCTGTTCGCCCCGACCCACCTGCCCACGTAG
- a CDS encoding amino acid ABC transporter ATP-binding protein: MVVAHGVHKRFGHLEVLRGIDFDVRAGEVVVLMGPSGSGKSTFLRCINHLEQIDAGSIHVGGRLIGHRTSGSRVHHLRPREVTRQRRDIGMVFQHFNLFPHQTVLGNVMEAPVGVLRVPKAEARKTALALLERVGLSDKAGAYPKQLSGGQQQRVAIARALAMRPKLMLFDEPTSALDPELVGEVLATMRDLARDGLTMIVVTHEVGFAKEVADRVVFMDGGRVLESGTPEDVLDRPSNPRTRAFLGRFL, encoded by the coding sequence CTGGTGGTCGCCCACGGCGTGCACAAGCGGTTCGGGCACCTGGAAGTGCTGCGCGGTATCGACTTCGACGTGCGCGCGGGCGAGGTCGTCGTCCTCATGGGGCCTTCCGGGTCCGGCAAGTCGACCTTCCTGCGGTGCATCAATCATCTGGAACAGATCGACGCGGGCTCCATCCATGTCGGCGGACGGCTGATCGGCCACCGCACCTCCGGCTCCCGCGTCCACCATCTGCGCCCCCGCGAGGTGACGCGGCAGCGCCGTGACATCGGCATGGTGTTCCAGCACTTCAATCTCTTTCCGCACCAGACCGTCCTGGGCAACGTCATGGAGGCACCGGTCGGGGTGCTCCGGGTGCCGAAGGCCGAGGCGCGCAAGACAGCGCTCGCGCTGCTGGAGCGCGTGGGCCTGTCGGACAAGGCCGGCGCCTACCCGAAACAGCTGTCCGGCGGCCAGCAGCAGCGGGTCGCCATCGCCCGCGCGCTGGCGATGCGGCCCAAGCTGATGCTCTTCGACGAGCCGACCAGCGCCCTGGACCCGGAACTCGTCGGTGAAGTACTCGCCACGATGCGCGACCTGGCCCGCGACGGTCTGACCATGATCGTGGTGACCCACGAGGTCGGGTTCGCCAAAGAGGTCGCGGACCGGGTGGTCTTCATGGACGGCGGGCGCGTGCTGGAGAGCGGCACCCCTGAGGACGTGCTCGACCGGCCCTCCAACCCCCGGACCCGCGCCTTTCTCGGACGTTTCCTCTGA
- a CDS encoding sodium:solute symporter — MVVDYAVIVVYLAGMLAMGWWGMRRAKSKSEFLVAGRRLGPWMYSGTMAAIVLGGASTIGGVGLGYQYGLSGAWMVFTIGLGLLALSVFFSARIARLKVYTVSEMLDLRYGGRAGIISGLVMWGYTLMLAVTSTIAYATIFDVLFDLHRTVAIVLGGAIVVAYSTLGGMWSITLTDMVQFVVKTIGVLLLLLPIAVVKAGGFSEMKAQLPTEYFDPLGIGGETIFTYVLIYTFGMLIGQDIWQRVFTARGDSTARWGGTVAGTYCLVYAIAGAVIGTAAKVLYPKLPSADDAFATIVKDELPPGVRGLVLAAALAAVMSTSSGALIACATVANNDIWARLRELSGQRGGRPETAGERDEVRDNRAFILVMGLAVICIAIALNDVVGALTVAYNLLVGGLLVPILGGLLWRRGTVQGALAAMVVGGLSVVGLMIAYGILANEPIYYGLIASLVVYVVVSLATRPTDAAVLAAWRRRLAGEGAEGATGDGPREPTVPAGSTN, encoded by the coding sequence ATGGTTGTGGACTACGCGGTGATCGTCGTCTATCTCGCCGGCATGCTCGCCATGGGCTGGTGGGGCATGCGCCGCGCCAAGTCCAAGAGCGAGTTCCTGGTGGCGGGCCGCCGGCTCGGCCCCTGGATGTACTCCGGCACGATGGCCGCCATCGTCCTCGGCGGCGCCTCCACCATCGGTGGCGTCGGCCTCGGTTACCAGTACGGTCTCTCCGGCGCCTGGATGGTCTTCACCATCGGCCTCGGACTGCTGGCCCTGTCGGTGTTCTTCTCCGCCCGCATCGCCCGGCTGAAGGTCTACACCGTCTCCGAGATGCTCGACCTCCGGTACGGAGGGCGCGCCGGCATCATCTCCGGACTGGTGATGTGGGGCTACACCCTGATGCTCGCGGTCACCTCGACCATCGCGTACGCCACGATCTTCGACGTCCTGTTCGACCTGCACCGCACCGTCGCCATCGTCCTGGGCGGCGCGATCGTCGTCGCGTACTCGACACTCGGCGGCATGTGGTCGATCACGCTCACCGACATGGTGCAGTTCGTCGTCAAGACGATCGGCGTACTGCTGCTCCTGCTGCCCATCGCCGTCGTCAAGGCGGGCGGCTTCAGCGAGATGAAGGCGCAGCTTCCCACGGAGTACTTCGACCCCCTGGGCATCGGCGGCGAGACGATCTTCACGTACGTGCTGATCTACACCTTCGGCATGCTGATCGGACAGGACATCTGGCAGCGGGTGTTCACCGCGCGCGGCGACTCCACCGCCCGCTGGGGCGGCACCGTCGCCGGTACCTACTGTCTCGTCTACGCGATAGCCGGAGCCGTCATCGGCACCGCTGCCAAGGTCCTCTACCCGAAGCTGCCGAGCGCCGACGACGCGTTCGCCACCATCGTCAAGGACGAACTCCCGCCCGGCGTACGGGGACTGGTACTGGCCGCCGCCCTCGCCGCCGTCATGTCGACGTCCTCCGGCGCGCTCATCGCCTGCGCCACCGTCGCCAACAACGACATCTGGGCGCGGCTGCGGGAGCTGTCCGGGCAGCGGGGCGGCCGACCCGAGACGGCGGGGGAGCGGGACGAGGTACGGGACAACCGCGCCTTCATTCTCGTCATGGGCCTCGCCGTCATCTGCATCGCCATCGCGCTCAACGACGTCGTCGGGGCGCTGACCGTCGCGTACAACCTGCTCGTCGGCGGCCTGCTGGTGCCCATCCTCGGCGGCCTCCTGTGGAGGCGCGGCACCGTGCAGGGCGCGCTCGCCGCGATGGTCGTGGGCGGACTCTCGGTGGTCGGCCTGATGATCGCGTACGGCATCCTGGCCAACGAGCCCATCTACTACGGGCTGATCGCCTCGCTGGTGGTCTACGTCGTCGTCAGCCTGGCGACGAGGCCGACGGACGCGGCCGTGCTGGCCGCCTGGCGCCGACGCCTCGCGGGCGAGGGCGCGGAGGGCGCCACCGGGGACGGCCCCCGGGAGCCGACCGTCCCCGCCGGGAGCACGAACTGA